In Kineococcus sp. NBC_00420, a single genomic region encodes these proteins:
- a CDS encoding pyridoxamine 5'-phosphate oxidase family protein — translation MSDQPSVPQDVSTVAKLLKGSRTAFLTTSDLDGRPISRPMAVQQVDFDGDLWFFAERTSRKFEQLARNPLVNVTVATDSSWVSLTGKGMLVVDPARKADLWNAVVEAWFPDGKEDADVVLLHVTGESAEYWDTPGGRIASLVSFAKAKVTGQPYSGGENETVEL, via the coding sequence GTGTCCGATCAGCCGTCCGTCCCGCAGGACGTCAGCACCGTCGCGAAGTTGCTCAAGGGCAGCCGCACCGCCTTCCTCACCACGAGCGACCTGGACGGGAGGCCGATCAGCCGTCCCATGGCCGTCCAGCAGGTCGACTTCGACGGGGACCTGTGGTTCTTCGCCGAGCGCACGTCCCGGAAGTTCGAGCAGCTGGCCCGCAACCCCCTGGTGAACGTCACCGTCGCCACCGACAGCAGCTGGGTGTCGCTGACCGGGAAGGGGATGCTGGTGGTCGACCCCGCCCGCAAGGCCGACCTGTGGAACGCGGTCGTCGAGGCGTGGTTCCCCGACGGGAAGGAGGACGCGGACGTCGTCCTCCTCCACGTCACGGGGGAGTCGGCCGAGTACTGGGACACGCCCGGTGGTCGCATCGCCTCGCTCGTCAGCTTCGCCAAGGCCAAGGTGACCGGTCAGCCGTACTCCGGCGGGGAGAACGAGACCGTCGAGCTCTGA
- a CDS encoding MarR family winged helix-turn-helix transcriptional regulator, with product MQSPDQLVDEDVDAVLAGSRAVVSISVRSLADALESLTLQQYRVLVLICSRGPLRSGAIAAAIGVHPSTFTRAVDRLVTAGWVTREDNPDTRREVLVAPTDKARVLVGQVLDRRRTEFEEVLGRLGAEDRAVVRDGFARFAAAAGDVDVPDATALGYEG from the coding sequence GTGCAGTCACCTGATCAGCTGGTCGACGAGGACGTCGACGCCGTGCTCGCGGGGTCCCGGGCGGTCGTGAGCATCAGCGTGCGTTCGCTGGCCGACGCCCTCGAGTCCCTGACGCTGCAGCAGTACCGCGTGCTGGTGCTCATCTGCAGCCGCGGGCCGTTGCGCAGCGGTGCGATCGCGGCGGCGATCGGCGTCCACCCCTCGACGTTCACCCGCGCCGTCGACCGGCTGGTCACGGCCGGCTGGGTGACCCGCGAGGACAACCCGGACACCCGCCGCGAGGTCCTGGTCGCGCCGACGGACAAGGCGCGCGTGCTCGTGGGGCAGGTGCTGGACCGGCGGCGCACGGAGTTCGAGGAGGTCCTCGGGCGTCTCGGCGCGGAGGACCGGGCCGTCGTGCGCGACGGGTTCGCCCGGTTCGCGGCGGCCGCCGGCGACGTCGACGTCCCCGACGCCACGGCGCTCGGTTACGAGGGCTGA
- a CDS encoding TrkH family potassium uptake protein: MDASSPRRPRIMRHPAQVVALAFAAVASVGTVLLLIPVSRRGEGGATLVEALFTAISALCVTGHVVVDTREHWSNVGLVVILALAQIGGFGIMTSASLLGVFASRRLGLRSRLLTATESRGLDLGDVRTVLLGVVRVSVALELLTAVVLSARLFLGYGRPFSSALWEGTFLAISSFNNAGFVLRGNSMTDFVSDPWMCLPVVVASFLGGLGFPVLLELRRQFRLPRRWSLHTKLTLATTVPLLVLGTLFLTVNEWHNPATLGPLDWWARPLAGLFQASATRSSGFNSVDITQLNGGSWLVMDVLMFIGGGSASTAGGIKVTTFALLAVAVYAEARGEPTVSIFARRVPDRVVRQALTVALVSVAVVVVATTLLVEMTRAPLDMVVFEVVSSFATVGLSSGLLVQLPDSGQVILALLMFIGRLGPITLGAALALRERTRMYEYPEGRPIIG, from the coding sequence GTGGACGCCAGTTCCCCGCGTCGACCGCGCATCATGCGCCACCCGGCCCAGGTCGTGGCACTGGCCTTCGCGGCCGTCGCCTCGGTCGGCACGGTCCTGCTGCTGATCCCCGTCTCCCGGCGCGGTGAGGGCGGCGCGACGCTCGTCGAAGCGCTGTTCACCGCCATCAGCGCGCTCTGCGTGACCGGCCACGTCGTCGTCGACACCCGGGAGCACTGGTCGAACGTCGGGCTCGTCGTCATCCTCGCCCTCGCCCAGATCGGCGGGTTCGGCATCATGACGTCCGCCTCGCTGCTGGGCGTCTTCGCCTCGCGCCGCCTCGGGCTGCGCTCGCGCCTGCTGACGGCGACGGAGTCGCGCGGGCTGGACCTCGGCGACGTGCGGACGGTCCTGCTCGGCGTCGTGCGGGTCTCGGTGGCACTGGAACTCCTGACCGCCGTCGTCCTGTCCGCGCGGTTGTTCCTCGGCTACGGGCGGCCCTTCTCCTCGGCGTTGTGGGAGGGGACGTTCCTGGCGATCTCGTCCTTCAACAACGCGGGGTTCGTGCTGCGCGGGAACAGCATGACCGACTTCGTGAGCGACCCGTGGATGTGCCTGCCGGTGGTCGTCGCCTCGTTCCTGGGCGGGCTCGGCTTCCCCGTCCTGCTCGAGCTCAGACGGCAGTTCCGGTTGCCGCGGCGCTGGTCGCTGCACACGAAGCTGACCCTCGCGACGACCGTCCCGCTGCTGGTGCTCGGCACGTTGTTCCTCACCGTCAACGAGTGGCACAACCCCGCGACGCTGGGCCCGCTGGACTGGTGGGCCCGCCCGCTGGCCGGGCTGTTCCAGGCCTCGGCGACCCGCAGCTCGGGGTTCAACTCCGTCGACATCACCCAGCTGAACGGGGGTTCGTGGCTCGTCATGGACGTCCTGATGTTCATCGGCGGTGGGTCCGCGAGCACGGCCGGTGGCATCAAGGTGACGACGTTCGCGCTGCTCGCGGTGGCCGTGTACGCGGAGGCCCGCGGCGAGCCCACGGTCAGCATCTTCGCCCGTCGCGTCCCCGACCGGGTGGTGCGCCAGGCCCTCACCGTCGCCCTGGTGTCCGTCGCGGTGGTCGTCGTCGCGACCACCCTCCTGGTCGAGATGACCCGTGCGCCGCTGGACATGGTCGTCTTCGAGGTCGTGTCCTCGTTCGCCACCGTCGGGCTCTCCTCGGGGTTGCTGGTCCAGCTCCCCGACTCCGGACAGGTCATCCTGGCGTTGTTGATGTTCATCGGCCGGCTCGGGCCGATCACCCTCGGCGCAGCCCTCGCGCTGCGCGAACGGACCCGCATGTACGAGTACCCCGAAGGGAGACCGATCATTGGCTAA
- a CDS encoding MFS transporter, which translates to MSSSDTDVKPGLLKQPIAVWAVAFAAVVSFMGIGLVDPILPAIAGQLGATKAQTLLLFTSYLGITGLAMLLTGWVSSRFGAKKTLMTGLVLIVVFAALAGSSGSIGEIVGFRAGWGLGNSLFIATALATIVGAASGGMANAIILYEAALGLGIATGPLVGGLLGEVSWRGPFFGTAVLMAIAFVAIVTLLPATPKPAVKVSITDPIRALGHKGLRTVASMAFLYNFGFFTLLAYTPFALEISSPIRLGLVFFGWGLCLAIASVAIAPRLQRRFGTVPVVTAMLALFAVVLLLEAVFVHDKAVLVVGTIVAGLFLGVNNTIVTELVMEVSPVPRSTASAAYSFVRFIGGAIAAWAAGELGEVFTDWSPFVLGGVGVLVGLVVLQSGRHHLVVVHDDPAPHTPAEAQAVTAGDA; encoded by the coding sequence GTGTCGTCCTCCGACACCGATGTGAAACCCGGACTGCTGAAGCAGCCCATCGCGGTCTGGGCCGTCGCCTTCGCCGCCGTCGTCTCCTTCATGGGCATCGGTCTCGTCGACCCGATCCTGCCGGCCATCGCCGGTCAACTCGGCGCCACCAAGGCCCAGACGCTGCTGCTGTTCACGTCCTACCTGGGCATCACCGGTCTCGCGATGCTGCTCACCGGGTGGGTCTCCAGCCGGTTCGGGGCCAAGAAGACCCTCATGACCGGCCTCGTCCTCATCGTCGTCTTCGCAGCTCTCGCAGGGTCTTCCGGTTCCATCGGCGAGATCGTCGGGTTCCGTGCGGGCTGGGGGCTGGGGAACTCGCTGTTCATCGCGACCGCCCTGGCCACCATCGTCGGCGCGGCCAGCGGCGGGATGGCGAACGCGATCATCCTCTACGAGGCGGCGCTCGGGCTCGGCATCGCGACCGGTCCGCTGGTCGGTGGCCTGCTCGGTGAGGTGTCCTGGCGCGGACCGTTCTTCGGCACCGCCGTCCTGATGGCCATCGCCTTCGTCGCCATCGTCACCCTGCTCCCCGCCACCCCGAAACCCGCCGTCAAGGTGTCGATCACCGACCCGATCCGGGCGCTGGGCCACAAGGGCCTGCGGACGGTCGCGTCGATGGCGTTCCTCTACAACTTCGGGTTCTTCACCCTGCTCGCCTACACCCCGTTCGCCCTCGAGATCTCCTCACCCATCCGGCTGGGGCTGGTGTTCTTCGGGTGGGGCCTCTGCCTGGCGATCGCCTCGGTGGCCATCGCCCCACGCTTGCAGCGCCGGTTCGGGACGGTCCCCGTGGTGACGGCGATGCTCGCGCTGTTCGCGGTCGTCCTGCTGCTCGAGGCCGTGTTCGTCCACGACAAGGCCGTCCTGGTGGTCGGGACGATCGTCGCCGGGCTCTTCCTCGGCGTGAACAACACCATCGTCACCGAGCTGGTCATGGAGGTCTCGCCGGTCCCGCGCTCGACGGCGTCGGCCGCCTACTCCTTCGTCCGGTTCATCGGCGGCGCCATCGCCGCCTGGGCCGCGGGTGAGCTCGGCGAGGTCTTCACCGACTGGTCCCCCTTCGTCCTCGGCGGCGTCGGCGTCCTCGTCGGGCTGGTCGTGCTGCAGAGCGGGCGTCACCACCTCGTCGTCGTGCACGACGACCCCGCCCCGCACACCCCCGCCGAGGCCCAGGCCGTCACCGCCGGCGACGCCTGA
- a CDS encoding ankyrin repeat domain-containing protein, whose amino-acid sequence MTERREETPAGPPRTDPVGPADEGEERALELAHRVFEHARNGRARELCGYLDLGIPVNSTDSEGNSLVMLAAYHGHPRTVIALLERGADPDRVNARDQTPLAGAVFKGERDVVAALVAADADPYLGTPNALESARFFGRADILELLEVPGED is encoded by the coding sequence GTGACGGAGCGCCGTGAGGAGACCCCCGCCGGGCCACCCCGGACCGACCCGGTCGGACCGGCCGACGAGGGCGAGGAACGAGCCCTCGAACTCGCACACCGCGTCTTCGAGCACGCCCGCAACGGCCGGGCCCGGGAGCTGTGCGGGTACCTCGACCTCGGCATCCCCGTGAACTCGACCGACAGCGAGGGCAACTCCCTGGTCATGCTCGCCGCCTACCACGGGCACCCGCGCACCGTGATCGCGCTGCTCGAACGCGGCGCCGACCCCGACCGGGTGAACGCCCGCGACCAGACCCCGCTGGCCGGCGCCGTCTTCAAGGGCGAACGCGACGTCGTCGCCGCCCTCGTGGCCGCCGACGCCGACCCCTACCTCGGAACGCCCAACGCCCTCGAATCGGCGCGGTTCTTCGGCCGAGCCGACATCCTGGAACTGCTCGAGGTGCCCGGCGAGGACTAG
- a CDS encoding DUF2630 family protein, whose amino-acid sequence MNEHDIHVKINDLVAEEHRLRQALQSGELTAAEEHAQLKAAEEALDQCWDLLRQRDARRHAGESPDAAEARPVSEVEHYQQ is encoded by the coding sequence GTGAACGAGCACGACATCCACGTCAAGATCAACGACCTCGTCGCCGAGGAGCACCGGTTGCGGCAGGCGCTGCAGTCCGGGGAACTGACCGCCGCCGAGGAGCACGCGCAGCTGAAGGCCGCCGAGGAGGCCCTCGACCAGTGCTGGGACCTGCTGCGCCAGCGTGACGCCCGTCGCCACGCCGGGGAGAGCCCCGACGCGGCCGAGGCCCGGCCGGTCAGCGAGGTCGAGCACTACCAGCAGTGA
- a CDS encoding ClpP family protease: MSTTTLAGPFDDQLSQRLLFQRIVVLGQEVDDAIANRVAAQLLLLSADDPKSDIALYVNSPGGSISAGLAIYDTMRLIPNDVSTLVMGMAASMGQFLLCAGTAGKRYALPHARVMMHQPSGGIGGTAADIAIQAENLAHTKATMQRLIAEHTGQDVETIELDSQRDRWFTAEEARRYGMVDHVVTGVTDVRLGSARKVGL; the protein is encoded by the coding sequence ATGAGCACGACCACCCTGGCCGGCCCGTTCGACGACCAGTTGTCCCAACGCCTGCTGTTCCAACGCATCGTGGTCCTGGGGCAGGAGGTCGACGACGCGATCGCGAACCGCGTCGCCGCGCAGCTCCTGCTGCTGTCGGCCGACGACCCGAAGAGCGACATCGCGCTGTACGTCAACTCCCCCGGGGGCTCGATCAGCGCCGGGCTCGCGATCTACGACACCATGCGGTTGATCCCCAACGACGTCTCGACGCTGGTGATGGGGATGGCCGCCAGCATGGGGCAGTTCCTGCTCTGCGCGGGGACCGCCGGCAAGCGCTACGCCCTGCCGCACGCGCGGGTCATGATGCACCAGCCCTCGGGCGGGATCGGCGGCACCGCGGCCGACATCGCGATCCAGGCCGAGAACCTCGCCCACACCAAGGCCACGATGCAGCGCCTCATCGCCGAGCACACCGGTCAGGACGTCGAGACGATCGAGCTCGACTCCCAGCGCGACCGGTGGTTCACCGCCGAGGAGGCCCGGCGGTACGGGATGGTCGACCACGTCGTCACGGGGGTCACCGACGTCCGGCTGGGCAGCGCCCGGAAGGTGGGGCTGTGA
- a CDS encoding ATP-dependent Clp protease proteolytic subunit: protein MAAQMSYPIPYVVETTARGERTSDVFSRLLSDRIVFLHGEIDDGVANVVIAQLVHLASESPTAEINLYINSPGGSATALMAIYDTVQFVQPDVATFCVGQAASAAAVLLAAGAPGKRSVLEHSRVLLHQPSGGAQGTAADLQIQAKEVLRIRSEIEEVLARHTGHPVERLRADLDRDLVLPGAAAVAYGVADRVITPPPALPA from the coding sequence ATGGCTGCGCAGATGAGCTACCCGATCCCCTACGTCGTCGAGACCACCGCCCGCGGGGAACGCACCTCCGACGTGTTCAGCCGGTTGCTGTCGGACCGGATCGTGTTCCTGCACGGCGAGATCGACGACGGGGTCGCGAACGTCGTCATCGCCCAGCTGGTGCACCTCGCCTCGGAGTCGCCGACGGCGGAGATCAACCTCTACATCAACTCCCCCGGCGGTTCCGCGACGGCGTTGATGGCGATCTACGACACCGTGCAGTTCGTCCAGCCGGACGTGGCGACGTTCTGCGTCGGGCAGGCGGCGTCGGCCGCCGCGGTGCTGCTGGCCGCCGGCGCTCCTGGGAAGCGCTCGGTGCTGGAGCACTCGCGGGTCCTGCTGCACCAACCGTCGGGCGGTGCGCAGGGAACGGCCGCGGACCTGCAGATCCAGGCGAAGGAGGTGCTGCGGATCCGCTCGGAGATCGAGGAGGTCCTCGCGCGGCACACCGGTCACCCGGTCGAGCGGCTGCGCGCCGACCTCGACCGCGACCTCGTCCTGCCGGGCGCCGCGGCCGTCGCCTACGGCGTCGCCGACCGGGTGATCACCCCGCCCCCGGCGCTGCCCGCGTGA
- a CDS encoding MarR family winged helix-turn-helix transcriptional regulator, translating into MQLREDLAQRLLLACADLTRAVTAAADDTRLSLTQARVLGNLDRHGPLRVSRLAELEHCAQPSMTGLVGRLATAGFASRSTDPDDARAVLVAVTPAGRDELARHRVLLREPLVRAVGDRGPDDLTELARVTELLEGLSGSVRAGVPAPR; encoded by the coding sequence ATGCAACTACGTGAGGACCTGGCCCAGCGCCTGCTCCTCGCCTGCGCGGACCTGACCCGCGCGGTGACCGCGGCCGCCGACGACACCCGCCTCTCCCTCACCCAGGCCCGGGTCCTCGGCAACCTCGACCGGCACGGCCCGCTGCGCGTCAGCCGCCTCGCCGAGCTCGAGCACTGCGCCCAGCCGAGCATGACCGGCCTCGTCGGTCGCCTCGCCACCGCGGGCTTCGCGAGCCGCAGCACCGACCCCGACGACGCCCGGGCGGTGCTCGTCGCCGTGACCCCCGCCGGCCGCGACGAACTCGCGCGGCACCGGGTCCTGCTCCGCGAACCCCTCGTCCGCGCCGTCGGGGACCGCGGCCCCGACGACCTCACCGAACTCGCCCGCGTCACCGAACTCCTCGAGGGGCTCTCGGGGTCGGTCCGCGCAGGCGTCCCCGCACCCCGCTGA
- a CDS encoding potassium channel family protein: protein MAKRSALASPRSVVVIGLGRFGRSLALELMEDGRVDVLGIDNDPALVDELASSLTHAVVADSTKEEALRQLSVQEFDRAVVGIGTNLEASILTVSLLLQFGIRNVWAKAISESHARILTQLGAHKVIRPEHEMGLRVAHLVRGRMLDYIEFDDGFAMVKTTPPAPIVGKSLGQVRLRSTYRVTVVAHHSPGTGFTYATPETVLAAEDVIIVSGQIRDVEAFSALSG from the coding sequence TTGGCTAAGCGCTCGGCTCTGGCGAGTCCCCGTTCCGTCGTCGTCATCGGCCTCGGCCGGTTCGGACGGTCCCTCGCACTGGAGCTCATGGAGGACGGTCGGGTTGACGTGCTCGGCATCGACAACGACCCGGCCCTCGTCGACGAGCTCGCGAGTTCGCTGACCCACGCCGTCGTCGCGGACTCCACCAAGGAGGAGGCGCTGCGGCAGTTGTCGGTGCAGGAGTTCGACCGGGCCGTCGTGGGCATCGGGACGAACCTCGAGGCGAGCATCCTCACCGTGTCGCTGCTGCTGCAGTTCGGGATCCGGAACGTGTGGGCGAAGGCGATCAGCGAGTCCCACGCCCGGATCCTCACGCAGCTCGGGGCCCACAAGGTGATCCGCCCCGAGCACGAGATGGGGTTGCGGGTCGCCCACCTGGTGCGCGGCCGGATGCTCGACTACATCGAGTTCGACGACGGCTTCGCCATGGTCAAGACGACCCCGCCGGCGCCGATCGTGGGCAAGAGCCTCGGTCAGGTGAGGTTGCGCAGCACCTACCGCGTGACGGTCGTCGCGCACCACTCCCCCGGCACGGGGTTCACCTACGCCACCCCGGAGACCGTCCTCGCCGCCGAGGACGTGATCATCGTCTCCGGGCAGATCCGCGACGTGGAGGCGTTCTCAGCGCTCTCCGGCTGA
- a CDS encoding MFS transporter: MSSTEQGRHLARPDATTADGARTPRPRTPGDGAHVAVTAAPGKAQWIVLAVLSLAQLMVVLDATIVNIALPTAQQALGFSDENRQWVVTSYALAFGSLLLLGGRLSDLVGRKPMFLVGLVGFGLASALGGAAQGFGLLIVARALQGAFGAMLAPAALSLLTTTFTDPAARTKAFGIFGGVSGAGGGIGLLLGGVLTEHLSWRWCLYINVVLAVVAVIAGALLLKHEKSPDRPVLDWAGTVLAILGLVGVVYGLAGAESNGWAAPSTWGFLTAGVVLLAVFCWWQSRAEHPLLPLRVVLDRDRGGALIGIAVVGAGMFGIFLFLTYYMTSTLGYSPVQTGLGFLPMIAAISVAAGVVGSVLMPRFGPKPLTPTGLLLAALGMVWLTGIDVDSAYASAILPGLLVTGLGLGFVFASAMATATLGIQASDAGVGSAMANTSQQIGGSIGTALLSAFAGSAASNWLSENVTGAPTAADAAHAAVASYHTAFWWSAGFFAVGAVVTVLLLRRGAPSIDPDAAPVIAH; the protein is encoded by the coding sequence ATGAGCAGTACCGAGCAGGGTCGCCACCTCGCGCGACCGGACGCGACGACCGCGGACGGAGCGCGGACCCCCCGTCCCCGCACGCCCGGCGACGGCGCGCACGTGGCCGTGACCGCGGCCCCCGGCAAGGCGCAGTGGATCGTGCTGGCGGTCCTGTCGCTCGCCCAGCTGATGGTCGTCCTCGACGCGACCATCGTGAACATCGCGCTCCCGACCGCGCAGCAGGCCCTCGGGTTCTCCGACGAGAACCGCCAGTGGGTGGTGACCTCCTACGCGCTGGCGTTCGGCAGCCTCCTCCTGCTGGGCGGTCGGCTGTCCGACCTCGTCGGGCGCAAACCCATGTTCCTCGTCGGGCTCGTCGGGTTCGGGCTCGCCTCGGCCCTCGGCGGTGCCGCCCAGGGCTTCGGCCTGCTCATCGTGGCCCGCGCCCTCCAGGGCGCGTTCGGGGCGATGCTCGCCCCCGCCGCCCTGTCGCTGCTGACCACCACCTTCACCGACCCCGCCGCCCGCACCAAGGCGTTCGGCATCTTCGGCGGTGTCTCCGGCGCCGGCGGTGGCATCGGCCTGCTCCTCGGCGGGGTCCTCACCGAGCACCTGTCCTGGCGCTGGTGCCTCTACATCAACGTCGTCCTCGCCGTCGTCGCGGTGATCGCGGGCGCGCTGCTGCTCAAGCACGAGAAGTCCCCCGACCGTCCTGTCCTGGACTGGGCCGGAACGGTCCTCGCGATCCTGGGCCTCGTCGGGGTCGTCTACGGCCTGGCCGGTGCGGAGTCGAACGGCTGGGCCGCGCCGTCCACCTGGGGTTTCCTCACCGCCGGGGTCGTGCTGCTCGCCGTGTTCTGCTGGTGGCAGTCCCGCGCGGAACACCCGCTGCTGCCGTTGCGCGTCGTCCTCGACCGCGACCGCGGCGGGGCGCTCATCGGGATCGCCGTCGTCGGCGCGGGGATGTTCGGCATCTTCCTGTTCCTGACCTACTACATGACCTCGACGCTGGGGTACTCCCCCGTGCAGACCGGCCTGGGGTTCCTGCCGATGATCGCGGCGATCTCCGTCGCCGCGGGCGTCGTGGGTTCGGTGCTCATGCCGCGCTTCGGGCCGAAACCCCTGACCCCGACGGGCCTGCTGCTCGCCGCGCTCGGGATGGTCTGGCTGACCGGGATCGACGTGGACTCCGCCTACGCCTCGGCGATCCTGCCGGGGTTGCTCGTGACCGGGCTCGGTCTGGGTTTCGTGTTCGCCTCGGCCATGGCGACGGCGACCCTGGGCATCCAGGCCTCCGACGCGGGCGTCGGCTCGGCGATGGCCAACACGTCCCAGCAGATCGGTGGTTCGATCGGGACCGCCCTGCTGTCCGCCTTCGCCGGCAGCGCCGCGTCGAACTGGTTGAGCGAGAACGTCACCGGTGCCCCGACGGCGGCGGACGCGGCGCACGCCGCCGTCGCGAGCTACCACACGGCGTTCTGGTGGTCGGCGGGCTTCTTCGCCGTCGGCGCCGTCGTGACCGTGCTGCTACTGCGCCGCGGCGCTCCCTCGATCGACCCCGACGCAGCACCGGTCATCGCCCACTGA
- a CDS encoding thymidine kinase, which translates to MAELVFFSGTMDCGKSTLALQTDHNHRVQGRRGLLFTRFDRAGTATISSRIGLARPALEVGETTDLWAEVSRRHAEEPLDYVVCDEAQFYDPEQVEQLARLVDDLDIEVFAFGITADFRTRLFPGSARFIELADRVQVPQVEALCWCGRRATHNARTVDGVMVVAGEQVVVGDVVNGGHPEGTLDVGDVGTVEYEVLCRRHHGRRQTKAHRPVTVDVRETQPQPS; encoded by the coding sequence GTGGCTGAACTGGTGTTCTTCTCGGGAACGATGGACTGCGGGAAGTCGACGCTGGCGCTGCAGACGGATCACAACCACCGCGTCCAGGGGCGTCGAGGACTGCTCTTCACGCGCTTCGACCGGGCGGGGACCGCGACGATCTCCAGCCGGATCGGTCTCGCGCGGCCGGCTCTCGAGGTCGGGGAGACCACCGACCTGTGGGCCGAGGTGAGCCGCCGGCACGCCGAGGAACCCCTCGACTACGTGGTCTGCGACGAGGCCCAGTTCTACGACCCGGAGCAGGTCGAGCAGCTCGCGCGCCTCGTCGACGACCTCGACATCGAGGTCTTCGCGTTCGGGATCACCGCCGACTTCCGCACCAGGCTCTTCCCCGGCTCGGCCCGCTTCATCGAGCTCGCCGACCGGGTGCAGGTCCCGCAGGTCGAGGCCTTGTGCTGGTGCGGGCGACGGGCCACCCACAACGCACGGACGGTCGACGGGGTCATGGTCGTGGCCGGCGAGCAGGTCGTCGTCGGCGACGTCGTCAACGGGGGTCACCCCGAGGGGACCCTCGACGTGGGCGACGTGGGAACCGTCGAGTACGAGGTCCTCTGCCGCCGCCACCACGGCCGACGTCAGACGAAGGCGCACCGGCCGGTGACGGTGGACGTGCGGGAGACGCAGCCTCAGCCCTCGTAA
- a CDS encoding SDR family oxidoreductase has translation MAQRPVVLVTGVGRRVGIGAGIAGRLAADGWDVATSHWTAYDDRMPWGRREDDPDEVHTELRAHGATTVAVEADLSRPEAPAELFDAAESALGPVTALVMAHCESVDSSILDTTVESFDRHVAVNARAVWLLVAEFARRYRGEPGAGRIVALTSDHTVHNLPYGASKGALDRIVLAAARELQDLRITANVVNPGPVDTGWMDEGLRASVLERNPLGRNGTPRDTANLVSFLLSEQGGWMNAQLLFSDGGWKA, from the coding sequence GTGGCCCAGCGACCGGTGGTTCTCGTGACGGGTGTCGGACGACGGGTGGGCATCGGGGCGGGGATCGCCGGGCGCCTCGCCGCAGACGGGTGGGACGTGGCGACCAGCCACTGGACCGCCTACGACGATCGGATGCCCTGGGGCCGCCGGGAGGACGATCCCGACGAGGTCCACACGGAGCTGCGCGCGCACGGCGCCACGACGGTGGCCGTCGAGGCCGACCTGAGCCGGCCCGAGGCACCCGCGGAACTCTTCGACGCGGCCGAGTCCGCGCTGGGGCCGGTGACGGCTCTGGTCATGGCGCACTGCGAGTCGGTGGACTCCTCGATCCTCGACACCACCGTGGAGAGCTTCGACCGGCACGTCGCCGTCAACGCCCGCGCGGTGTGGTTGCTCGTCGCGGAGTTCGCCCGTCGCTACCGGGGAGAGCCCGGCGCGGGCCGGATCGTGGCCCTCACCAGCGACCACACCGTGCACAACCTGCCCTACGGCGCGAGCAAGGGTGCGCTGGACCGGATCGTGCTCGCCGCCGCCCGGGAACTGCAGGACCTGCGGATCACGGCGAACGTCGTGAACCCCGGACCGGTCGACACCGGCTGGATGGACGAGGGGTTGCGGGCCAGTGTCCTCGAGCGGAACCCGCTGGGCCGCAACGGTACCCCGCGAGACACCGCCAACCTCGTGTCGTTCCTGCTCTCCGAGCAGGGCGGGTGGATGAACGCGCAGCTGCTGTTCTCCGACGGCGGCTGGAAGGCCTGA
- a CDS encoding TetR/AcrR family transcriptional regulator produces the protein MDTDDTLQRPLRRDAERNLRRTLEAAVEVFAERGLAATLDDVAHHAGLGVATVYRRFADKDALVEALFEDRIRALVGLAETACAAEDPWDGLVTYLEAASSRMAADRGLRDAVLSPAHGRVGVALARAELGPLVDRLTARCREAGVLRPDVAGTDVATLLHAVQAAAQIGGTVSPEHWRRTLGVLLDGLAPARDRPHQLPGAPLSEEEFHEAMTLRPRR, from the coding sequence GTGGACACCGACGACACGCTCCAGCGACCGCTGCGCCGCGACGCGGAACGCAACCTCCGGCGCACGCTCGAAGCGGCCGTCGAGGTCTTCGCCGAGCGCGGACTCGCCGCCACCCTCGACGACGTCGCCCACCACGCGGGTCTCGGGGTGGCCACCGTGTACCGGCGCTTCGCCGACAAGGACGCCCTGGTCGAGGCGCTGTTCGAGGACCGCATCCGCGCGCTCGTCGGTCTCGCCGAGACCGCCTGTGCCGCAGAGGACCCGTGGGACGGTCTGGTCACCTACCTGGAGGCGGCGAGTTCCCGGATGGCCGCCGACCGGGGCCTGCGCGACGCGGTCCTCTCTCCCGCGCACGGTCGGGTCGGGGTCGCCCTCGCCCGCGCCGAGCTCGGGCCGCTGGTCGACCGGCTGACCGCGCGCTGCCGCGAGGCCGGGGTCCTGCGACCAGACGTCGCGGGGACCGACGTCGCCACCCTGCTGCACGCCGTCCAGGCGGCGGCCCAGATCGGCGGCACCGTGAGCCCCGAGCACTGGCGACGGACCCTGGGCGTCCTGCTCGACGGACTCGCCCCCGCCCGCGACCGCCCCCACCAGCTGCCCGGAGCGCCGCTGTCGGAGGAGGAGTTCCACGAGGCGATGACCCTGCGGCCGCGACGCTAG